The Mesorhizobium sp. B2-8-5 genome segment AAGCCTTCTTGTAGACAGTGTCTGTTCGCATCGGACTTGCCTCTCACCAACCTTGTTCTTTTTGCATGAACTTTATCCATAAAAAACAACTTGACCAAGTGGGGGTTGATTGTTTTTTATCGATAAGAGGAAGCTGAAATACAGTCTTGGTTCTGACGCTCCAAGCTTAGGTAAGCCTGGGCGGGGAGGGGGTTTTGCCCAAAACGGAAAACACCGGCACCGCTGTCAGCGAAGCCTCAATGCTGAGGCCGAAGAAGGCGGGCGCCCTCCCTGGCCTGGCGCTCGGCCTAGCATTGCTGAGCGCTGGTCCGGTCGTCATCTTGGTGTTGCTGATAATCGTCCTCAGCTTCCTGTCCCCGTATTTCCTGACAGGGCGCAATCTCAGCAACATCCTCGCCCAGACCGCCGTCATCTCGGTGGTTGCGATGGGACAGCATCTGGTCATCCTGACCCGCGGCATTGATCTTTCCGTTGGCTCGAACCTGGCACTAGCCTCCGTCGTGGGCGCCCTCAGCTTTCATGCCGGCGCCCCTGCTTTCGTGGTGATCGCGGTAATGATCGCCTCGGGTGCTGCGGTCGGCGCCATCAACGGGCTCTTCTACGTCTTCGGGCGGCTGCCGCATCCTTTCATCATTACGCTGGCGACATTGAGCATCGCCAAAGGCTTGGCGCTTCAACTGGCCGATGGGCGCGCCATTCCTGGAATGCCGGATTCGATAGATGCGCTTGGGCGCGATGCGGTCTGGGGTCTGCCCGGATCGGTTTTTGTCGTTGCAGGCGTTGCCGCGGTCCTTTTCGCCGTGGCCAAGACGATGGTCTGGGGGCGGTGGATTTACGCCGTCGGCGGTCGACCCGACGCCGCCTTGCGCATGGGCATTCCTGTGTCCTGGGTCCTGGTTTCGGTCTATGTAATCTCAGGGCTGTGCGCCGGCATCGGCGCGGTCCTACTCGCCGGTCGCACCGATGCCGGTTCCCCTTTGTTCGGCAATTTGCTCGAACTGGATACGATTGCGGCGGTGATCATCGGCGGCGCCAGTTTTCTTGGCGGCCGCGGCCATCTCGGCCATGCCTTGATCGGCGCCATCATGATTGGCGTCATCCGCAACGCACTCAACCTGCTCAACGTGAACGTCTTCTTCCAGCTCATTGTCATCGGCGTGGTCATCGTCATCGCGGTCGAGTCCGACGTGCTGCGCAACTATCTCGAAGGGCGTGTGCGTGTCATGCAGGCTGGGAGGCAGCCATGACCGCCGTTGCGGCCAACGCCGATCGTGCCGCCACTGCCGACCAACCCGTGCTGGCCGTACGCAGTGCTACCAAGCGTTTCGGTTCGGTTCTGGCCCTGGACGATGTCAATATCGAAGTGCGCCAAGGCGAGATCGTCGGCCTGCTCGGCGACAATGGCGCGGGCAAGTCGACGCTGACCAAATGCATCAGTGGTGTGCACCAACTCGATGCCGGCGCGATCCTTCTGGACGGTGCGCTAACGCAGATACGCTCCCCTGCGGATGCGCGCTTCGCCGGCATCGAGACCGTCTATCAGGACCTGGCGCTGTTCGACAATCTGACGCCGGGACAAAACTTCTTTGCCGGTCGCGAGTTGGCCTGGCCGCAATGGCTTCCTCGCGGCCTGCGATTTCTGCAGCAGCGCAGGATGGATGCCGAGACCCGCGTTCTGTTGGCAAACCTCAAGGTTTCGCTACCTCGATTGGATGCCGTCGTCGCCATGATGTCGGGTGGACAAAGGCAAGCCATCGCCGTGGCCCGGTCCACCGTATTTGCCCGCAAGGTGGTCATCCTGGATGAGCCGACCGCTGCACTGGGTCTGCGTGAATCACGCCAAGTGCTCAATCTGGTTGCAGCGCTCCGCGACCAGGGCAATGCCGTGATCATGATAACTCACAATATGGAGCATGTCGTCGAACTCGCCGATCGCGCCGTGGTGCTTCGCCAGGGCCGCAAGGTCGGCGAGCTGGTGCCGACAAGGCACAACAAACAAGAGCTGGTTTCCATGATCGTTGGAGCCTGATCCGTTCGAGATTTTGGGGACCGCTGCGGCCCTCAAATGCCTGAAGCGTTTCCCGCCGGGAGGCGTCTCAATTCAAGGGAGGAATGGAATGCCAATCAACTCAAAACTGTTCGCTGGGCTGGCGATCGCCGTTGCGGTTGCGGTGCCGGCTTCGGCGGCCGACAAGATCAAGGTCGGCCTGATTACGAAATTTCCTGTGCCTTTCTACTCGACGATGGAGGATGCCGCCAAGAAATACGCGGCCGCTCATCCGGAGATCGAACTGGTCACCGGCCAGGGTCAGGCCGCGACCGACATCGAGGGCCAGATTGCGCTGATCGAGTCCATGATCACGCAAGGCGTCAAGGGCCTGGCTGTCACTCCGGTCGATCCGACGGTTGCGCCGGCGCTCGACAAGGCGGTCGCCGCCGGCATCAAGGTGGTTCTCGTCGACAACAGCATTCCCAACTGGAAAGGTCAGACGGCACTGGTCTCGACCAACAATCTCAACGGCGGCAAGATCGCCGGGGAGTACCTCAAGACCGTGCTGAAGAGTGGCGACAAGATCGGTATCCTGCAGGGCGTTCCCGGGGTGCCGGCACTGGACGACCGCGTCACCGGCATGATGCAGGGGTTGGGCGACGTCAAGGTCGACGTTGTCGGCAAGGGCGCAACCAACTGCACGCTCGAACTTGGCACGTCGGTGACCGAAGACATCCTCACCGCCAATCCCGATCTCAAGGCGATCTACTCGGCCTGTGGCCCGCCAATCCCAGGCGCCGTCAAGTCGATCAGCAATGCGGGCATGGCCAATCATAAGATCATACTGGTCGGCTTCGACGCCTGCTGCGGCGAGATCGAAGCGATCAAGTCGGGTGCGGAAGACGCCAGCGTAGCACAATTTCCGGCGAAGATGGGCGAGCTGGGCATCGACACTGTGGTCAAGGCGATCCGTGGAGAGGCCGTCGACGCCGATGTGGACACTGGCGCTGGCCTCGTAACGCCGCAGAACGTCAAGGACTTCGAATAGGCTCCCACACCTTGGCCCGGCGGTCTTCTCAACCGCCGGGTTCGTTTTGGAACACTCCAAGGAAGGTGATCCGCATGAAAGCGCTCGTTTGCCGACGACCCGGCGAACTGATCTTCGAAGATCGCTCCCCACCCGGCCCGCCGGAGGCAGGATGGGCGCTGGTCAGCATCAGCCATGTCGGAATATGTGGCACCGATTATCACATCTTCGAAGGCAAGCATCCCTATCTGGCCTATCCCCGTGTCATGGGGCATGAACTTGCAGGCACGGTGACAGCGATCGGGGAAGGCGCCCCTATCCGCATCGGCGAACGCGTCGTCGTAAATCCCTATTTTGCTTGCGGCAGATGCATAGCCTGCCGTCATGACAAGCCGAATTGCTGCACGGGGATCGAGGTGTTGGGCGTTCATCGCGACGGCGGTATGTGCGAAGAGTTGCTCGTGCCTGCCGACAATCTCTATCCGATCGGAGGATTGTCGCTCGACCATGCGGCAGCGATCGAATTCCTGGCCATCGGTGCCCACGCCGTGAGGCGCTCCAGGCTTGCTGCCGGTACACGTGCTCTGGTCATCGGTGCCGGTCCTATCGGACTCGGCACGGCTTTGTTTGCACGTATTGCCGGCCAGATAGTGACGATCATGGACGTCCGCCGGGAAAGGCTCGATTTCGCCGAAGGTCAACTCGGTTTTCCCGTTATCGATGGACTTTCGTTGTCACCCATCGACCTGGTGCGAGAGCGAACCGATGGCGAGTGTTTTGACCTCGTTTTCGATGCGACCGGCAATAAGGCGTCGATAGAGGCTGCTTTCGCTTATGTGGCGCATGGCGGCGCCTTGGTCATGGTCAGCGTCATCAAGGACGAGATCAGCTTTTCCGACCCCGAGTTCCACAAACGCGAGATGATGTTGATCGGCAGCCGCAACGCGCTTCGTGTCGACTTTGACCACGTCATGGCGGCAATGCACAATGACACCGTTCCTGTGGCCAAGCTTATAACGGACCGCACGACCCTGCGCGATAGCGTCCGCGATATCCCGCATTGGGTCAACCAAAAGTCGGGACTTATCAAGGCCGTGATAGCCGTTTAGCTGTTCACAGACGCTGCCTCCATCACAGATCCTCAAACCATTTGGCCTCGCCTGTCGAAGAAGTCACAGCCTCAAGAAAAACCCGCGCACGCCGTTGTGCGAGGCGAGCCAAGACGGGGCGCCTCTCAAGAGGCAGCCCCTGATTTATTTTCATGGGTGATGGTCAGAGCCGGCCTTGCGCGACTAGCTCGCGGGTGCGCTTCAGCGTCGACAGAAGGGCAGCCTTGTAGCCTTGGTCGCTGTCGAACTGCGCCTGTTCGGCCTGCTCCTCCGGGCCATCAGGCTCTTTGCCGCGCAGGCCGAGATAGCAGTAGAAGCGCAGATGGAGCGTGCCGTCGGCTTCCTCGAACAGTTCGTTGATGATCGCGCCCTCGCGCGGCCCGGTGGCTTGGAAGAATGTGACTTTGCTCTCCGGTTCCAGCGTGATGATCTCGCGCAGATCCGCACCCGCGATGGTCGCCTCGCGCACGAAATGCGTCGCGCTTTCTTCCACGACGTCGCAGCGCGTGCAGAGGCCGGGCGGCAGGAATTCGCGGGCGTCGCGAGCCTTGAGTTCCAGGCCGGCCCATGCTTGCGCACGGCTCAGCCTGGTCGCGCCTTCGGGATTCACCGGGACAGTGGCGGTTGAATAGATCATGGTCGTATCCTCTTTGTCGGGGTTGATGTCGGGTGGCAGGCTGCCCTTGGCGTCAGGCCGAGGCAGCGATTTCCGCAGCGAAGTCGCGATAGGTGCGCAGCGGACGGCCGAGCAACTTGGTCAGGCGGTCGACATCGCCGGCATCCGGCACCATGCCCTCGCTGATGAAGCGCTCGCCCATCAGGCGCATGTCGAGCGCCAGCCAGCCCGGCATGGACTGCCGCAGGTTCTGTTCGAAGCCTGCAAGGTCTTCGCCGGGGTAGGCGATCGGGCGACCCAGCACATCCGACCAGATCGCCGCGACGTCCGGGCCGGTCAGCGTTTCGGGACCGACGACGTTGATCCGTGTGAGCGGGAGGGCAATTTCGGCCTGCTCGCGGCGAAGCAGCTCGATCGCCGCGACCCCGGCTATGTCGCGCGCGTCGACCATTGCCAAGCCTTTGCTGCCGATCGGCATCGGATAGACGCCGTGGCCGAGGATCACGTCCTTGATCATGAACTCGTTGTTCATGAAGTAGGCGGGGCGAAGGATGGTGGCGTTGAGGCCCATCTGCTCGATCATGCGCTCGACCGCGAGCTTGCCGGCAAAGTGCGGCACGTTCACGTAAAGCTCGCCGTGCATCACCGACAGGTAGACGATCCGTTCGATGCCTGCCTCGCGGGCCAGGTTGAGCGCAACCAGCGCCTGGGTGAATTCATCCGCCACCACGGCGTTGAGCAGGAACAGGGTGGAAACGCCCGAGAAGGCGCTGCGCAGGGAATCGACGTCGAGCAGGTCGCCCTGCACGACGGCGACGTCCGCAGGGAAGCTCGCCTTCGAGGGATCGCGGACAAGAGCACGGACGTCGGCGCCACGCTTGACGAGTTGGTCGACGACATGGCTGCCGACATTGCCGGTCGCGCCGGTAACGAGAATGGTCATGGGGTTCACTCCGGGTTGGGTCAAAAGACACCCTGTAGATGAGTGATCCACATTCGAACCGATAGACGCTATATCTGGACATGGCGTCTCAATGGTGGAACAGATGGATCTTCTCGCCCTCGCTGATTTCAACCTGGTTGCGCGGCACGGAGGGTTCGGCAAGGCGGCGCGCGCCGCGGGGCGCCCGAAAGCGACCCTGTCCCGCCGGGTCGCGGAACTGGAGGCCGCCCTCGAGTTGCGTCTGTTCGAGCGCGGGGCGCGCGCGCTGAAGCTCACCGAGGAAGGACGCGCGCTCTTCGAGCGGACGGGAGCGCTGCTGACCGAACTCGACGAAACCGCGACGGCGATAGCTTCGGGCGGACACACGCCACGCGGCAGGCTGCGGATCAGCGCGCCGCTGCTCTTCTCCCAAACCGCCATGGGGAGGCTGGCCTCCGGGTTCGCGCTGAAATATCCTGAAGTCCGGCTCGAGGTCACGACGGAAGACCGGTCCGTCGATATGATCGAGGAGGGATATGACCTGGTGATCCGGGTAAATCCCGAGCCCGATGAAAGCCTTGTCGGACGGATTTTCCTGCGCGATCGGCTGGTCGTGGTCGCGAGCCCGGGCCTCGCCAGACCGCCCGACGATCTCGCCGTTCCGGCCATCGTGCGGGGGGCCGGCGACCGTATTGCAGCCTGGGACATCGTGGCGCCAGCCGGACGGTCACGCATCGCGATCGAGCCCGTCCTTCGCCTTTCGTCGCTCCTCATGATCCGCGATGCCGTGCGGACGGGAGTCGGCGCAGGACGTCTCCCGATCTCGCTTGTAAGTCACGATCTGGCAGCCGGAACGTTGATGCATTGGGGCGATGTCGACGGCCCAGACATCGCATTATGGACGCTCTATCCGTCCCGGCGCTTGCTGAGCGCCCGCGTGTCTGCGTTCCTCGGCCATTTGAAGGAAGCCTTTCCCAGGGGGACACCTGATGAATTGGCGGCCTACATCGGCGGATGAGACAGGATGATCGAAACGCCGTCTGGCGCTTCCGCCGGCGACCCTGTGTGGTTGGGAGCGGCAGCTTGTTGGTGGCCGGCCTAAAAGCAGACTGGCCGTTCCCGTCCAAAGGCGACATTAGAACATCTGCTCAGCAAAGACCGCTTCCGGCGCATTTGCGACGTACGTTGGACCACAAGGTAGCAGGCTCGGCCCTGAAATCATTGAAGATTTTTCGGACAGGGCGCTACCAAAGGCTAATGTTTTTACTGTGATTTCAATAGCTTATAAGTAGGTTGGTAGCGGGAGAGCGTTACCGCCTTCCCCCCACTCATCCAGCTGCCAGTTCCGGCTTCGCTGCAACGGGTGAGTGGTTGAGGCTAGCGTATTTGGCTTTTAGATGCCATCAGCATCCAGAAATTGGCTTTGCGACGCACGACTCCGCGGCATTTCTCACCCGGTTTCATTTGGTATCGATCACATCGAAACCAGTATTGCTGGAACCGGACTGGTCGTCATCATATGGCGCCCTTCGCCGGGGGCTGTCGGTCCCGCATCCGCCTTACGGCGGCGCTATGCTGATGCTCCTTCGGCCGCCCCTGTTGAACCGGTCTCAGGGCCACGAACCTGCTCCAGCACCGAACTGACTTGTTTGCGCTTACGGACATTTCGGTGCCTCCACTCTGTACGCCCTTTTCACATTGGTCAGGAGAGCAGTGGGCTCTCCCGACGGAGAGTCCGAGAAGGGCCGGATTTTCAGCGACCGGTTGATAACGGAAAGAGAGGAGCAAAGCCTTTGCTCTCCTGCCGAAGAATTCCAGTACGGATCGCAGCTACAGCGGAACCAACGTGCTTATCGTGGGGGGTGCCGTCGTCGAAAGCGGATTTCCAACTCAAAGGTGTCTAACCTATCGACAGGGTCTCGCGCTCAGGAGGCGTACGGGGTGGCGATCTCGGCGCGAAAAATCATAGCTAGAGACCTTAGGTCGCTTCGGCCCGGCGAAGCAGAAGCTGCGCCGCCAGTCTGTCGAGGAAGGAGGCGATTGATTTAGCATCGGGGCCGCAGGCGCATCTGGCCGGCGCGCTAGCTGCCGGCGTTCAGGGCCTTTTCGATCTGTCGGGCCGAGGCCAGAGCATCATCAAAGCTCGGTGCCGCGCCGAAAATCATGGCGGTCGTGTTGGCGTAGTCGCGGGCGAGCGCATCCGCCATTTTTTTCGCAGGCTCGATCGCGAAGGTTCCGGGGACGGCGGAGGCCAGGTCGAAGTCCGGGCGATCGAAGAACATGCGGGCATGCCGCACGCAATCGGCGCCGAGATCGAGGTCGGCGAGCGCAGCCTTGCCGGTGTCCGATTGCACAAGGCAGTGCAGGTCGTAATAGTGGCGCGACACCCGCTGGCCCTCCTGTCGAAGTTCCCCGCGCTGCTCAAACCAGCGGCGCAACCCATGAGCAATGACCACCTTGTCCCAGAAGGTCCGCGCCGCCTCGATCGTCGTCACTTCGTGCACGGCCAGATCTGTGCCGGCCGCTTCCTCGGCGACATAGGGTGTGATCGTCAGCGGCCCGTGGGGATCGAGCGCCGATTTTGCGCCCGACTCGAGGCGTATGGCCGGTCGAACATATGCCCTGTCACGCGGCTCCACCTCTGGGTACCACAGCAGCAAGGTCTGTCCGTCGGGATCGGCGTCATCGACCTCCACGCGTCCTGCCCCATTGGTGACGTCGGCCAATTGAGCGGCGAGGAACGCGTTGAGCGGCCCGGTGATATAGGCGCGGCATGCGTTTCGAATGGCGTCGAGTTTGGCGCGGCGCTTTTTATTGGACAGCGCTTCGAGTTCTTCGACTGAGGCTGGCTCCTCGAGGTCGCCGCGGAACACGGTAACGTCGATGTCCTCGGAAAACCGCTTGATGAGGTCATAGCCTTTCGACAGCGAGGTGCCGCCCTTGAAGAGCAGCCGCGGCTCGCTCGCGGGCCGCTCGTGATAGAGCGCATTGAGTGTCCAGCAGACCCAGAAGTCTTTTTCCACATTGCCCACCGGAGCGCCAATGCGATTGGCCGTGGCGAGGAACAGGTCGAGCCTGTCGCGTGGTGGCGCGGCAATGATTTGGCGGTAAGCGTCAGTGCTCATGGCTTGCCTCGACCGAAGCATTGGGTACGAGCAACTCGCGCAAGAACTCCTGCAT includes the following:
- a CDS encoding ABC transporter permease, producing MLRPKKAGALPGLALGLALLSAGPVVILVLLIIVLSFLSPYFLTGRNLSNILAQTAVISVVAMGQHLVILTRGIDLSVGSNLALASVVGALSFHAGAPAFVVIAVMIASGAAVGAINGLFYVFGRLPHPFIITLATLSIAKGLALQLADGRAIPGMPDSIDALGRDAVWGLPGSVFVVAGVAAVLFAVAKTMVWGRWIYAVGGRPDAALRMGIPVSWVLVSVYVISGLCAGIGAVLLAGRTDAGSPLFGNLLELDTIAAVIIGGASFLGGRGHLGHALIGAIMIGVIRNALNLLNVNVFFQLIVIGVVIVIAVESDVLRNYLEGRVRVMQAGRQP
- a CDS encoding SDR family oxidoreductase; the protein is MTILVTGATGNVGSHVVDQLVKRGADVRALVRDPSKASFPADVAVVQGDLLDVDSLRSAFSGVSTLFLLNAVVADEFTQALVALNLAREAGIERIVYLSVMHGELYVNVPHFAGKLAVERMIEQMGLNATILRPAYFMNNEFMIKDVILGHGVYPMPIGSKGLAMVDARDIAGVAAIELLRREQAEIALPLTRINVVGPETLTGPDVAAIWSDVLGRPIAYPGEDLAGFEQNLRQSMPGWLALDMRLMGERFISEGMVPDAGDVDRLTKLLGRPLRTYRDFAAEIAASA
- a CDS encoding ATP-binding cassette domain-containing protein: MTAVAANADRAATADQPVLAVRSATKRFGSVLALDDVNIEVRQGEIVGLLGDNGAGKSTLTKCISGVHQLDAGAILLDGALTQIRSPADARFAGIETVYQDLALFDNLTPGQNFFAGRELAWPQWLPRGLRFLQQRRMDAETRVLLANLKVSLPRLDAVVAMMSGGQRQAIAVARSTVFARKVVILDEPTAALGLRESRQVLNLVAALRDQGNAVIMITHNMEHVVELADRAVVLRQGRKVGELVPTRHNKQELVSMIVGA
- a CDS encoding nucleotidyl transferase AbiEii/AbiGii toxin family protein yields the protein MSTDAYRQIIAAPPRDRLDLFLATANRIGAPVGNVEKDFWVCWTLNALYHERPASEPRLLFKGGTSLSKGYDLIKRFSEDIDVTVFRGDLEEPASVEELEALSNKKRRAKLDAIRNACRAYITGPLNAFLAAQLADVTNGAGRVEVDDADPDGQTLLLWYPEVEPRDRAYVRPAIRLESGAKSALDPHGPLTITPYVAEEAAGTDLAVHEVTTIEAARTFWDKVVIAHGLRRWFEQRGELRQEGQRVSRHYYDLHCLVQSDTGKAALADLDLGADCVRHARMFFDRPDFDLASAVPGTFAIEPAKKMADALARDYANTTAMIFGAAPSFDDALASARQIEKALNAGS
- a CDS encoding zinc-binding alcohol dehydrogenase family protein, whose translation is MKALVCRRPGELIFEDRSPPGPPEAGWALVSISHVGICGTDYHIFEGKHPYLAYPRVMGHELAGTVTAIGEGAPIRIGERVVVNPYFACGRCIACRHDKPNCCTGIEVLGVHRDGGMCEELLVPADNLYPIGGLSLDHAAAIEFLAIGAHAVRRSRLAAGTRALVIGAGPIGLGTALFARIAGQIVTIMDVRRERLDFAEGQLGFPVIDGLSLSPIDLVRERTDGECFDLVFDATGNKASIEAAFAYVAHGGALVMVSVIKDEISFSDPEFHKREMMLIGSRNALRVDFDHVMAAMHNDTVPVAKLITDRTTLRDSVRDIPHWVNQKSGLIKAVIAV
- a CDS encoding SRPBCC family protein, which translates into the protein MIYSTATVPVNPEGATRLSRAQAWAGLELKARDAREFLPPGLCTRCDVVEESATHFVREATIAGADLREIITLEPESKVTFFQATGPREGAIINELFEEADGTLHLRFYCYLGLRGKEPDGPEEQAEQAQFDSDQGYKAALLSTLKRTRELVAQGRL
- a CDS encoding sugar ABC transporter substrate-binding protein — protein: MPINSKLFAGLAIAVAVAVPASAADKIKVGLITKFPVPFYSTMEDAAKKYAAAHPEIELVTGQGQAATDIEGQIALIESMITQGVKGLAVTPVDPTVAPALDKAVAAGIKVVLVDNSIPNWKGQTALVSTNNLNGGKIAGEYLKTVLKSGDKIGILQGVPGVPALDDRVTGMMQGLGDVKVDVVGKGATNCTLELGTSVTEDILTANPDLKAIYSACGPPIPGAVKSISNAGMANHKIILVGFDACCGEIEAIKSGAEDASVAQFPAKMGELGIDTVVKAIRGEAVDADVDTGAGLVTPQNVKDFE
- a CDS encoding LysR family transcriptional regulator, with translation MDLLALADFNLVARHGGFGKAARAAGRPKATLSRRVAELEAALELRLFERGARALKLTEEGRALFERTGALLTELDETATAIASGGHTPRGRLRISAPLLFSQTAMGRLASGFALKYPEVRLEVTTEDRSVDMIEEGYDLVIRVNPEPDESLVGRIFLRDRLVVVASPGLARPPDDLAVPAIVRGAGDRIAAWDIVAPAGRSRIAIEPVLRLSSLLMIRDAVRTGVGAGRLPISLVSHDLAAGTLMHWGDVDGPDIALWTLYPSRRLLSARVSAFLGHLKEAFPRGTPDELAAYIGG